The Pirellulales bacterium genomic interval CCACGGCGGCGCTCGCGACGGCCGTTCGACTCGCGCCTGATTTCGCGGCTGCCCACTGGAACCTCGGCTATTGTTACCTGCTGGCAGGGGATTTTCGCCGTGGCTGGGGCGAGCACGAATGGCGCGTGGCAGCAGGGGAAGTTGCAATCGACGATTATCCCCAGCCTCGCTGGAAAGGCGAATCCCTTGAAGGCCGCACGATTCTCATCCACGGCGAACAAGGCATCGGCGACGAAATCTTGTTCGCTTCGTGTCTGCCTGAGGTGATCCAGCGGGCAGCCCATTGCGTGGTCGTTTGCGAGCCTCGGCTTGTGCCCCTATTCCGACGATCGTTTGCTCGGGCCACGGTTTGCGGATTTTCACGGCGGCAGGATCGGCAAGGCGCGCAGCTCGCCGGGGAAATCGCTCGCATCGACGTGCAAATTCCGACTGGCAGCTTGCCGCTTTTCTTGCGGCCGGCGCGAGACAGCTTTCCCTTGCGAGAGCAATTTTTGACCGCCGATCCGGGCCGTGTCGCCGAGTGGCGGCGCCGGCTCGGAGATTTGGGACCGGGATTGAAAATCGGCATCTCATGGCGCACCGGCGGGCAACCTGGCGAACGGCGGATGCGCACCACCGCGCTCGAGCAATGGCGAGGGCTCTTGTCGTTGCCGGGCATTTGCTGGGTGAATTTGCAATATGGCGATTGCGTCGATGAATTGGCGGCGGCGCGGCGCGAGATCGGGGTCGAGATTCACGATTGGCCGGAAGCTGATCCGCTCGTGGAAATGGATGCGTTCGCGGCAAAAGTGGCGGCACTGGATTTGGTTCTGTCGGTCGATAATTCGACGGTGCATCTGAGCGGGGCGCTGGGAGTGCCGACATGGGCATTTTTGCCCCACGTGCCCAGTTGGCGATGGACGATCGCCGACTCGCGAAGCGTGTGGTATCCGAGCCTGCGGCTTTTTCGCCAGACCGAACGCGGCGATTGGAGCGCCCTGTTGGCGCGTGTCGGCCAAATGCTGGCAACGGTGGCGAATTCGGCGGAGCCGGCCGCGGCATTGCAAGCCCTCTTGGAAGAACGAGCCGAGGGGGCGTTGATTCGAGGGCGTGCGTTGGTTTGGAACGTTTGCCGACGATCACCCCTCACCCCCGACCCCTCTCCCACAGAGGGGAGAGGGGGGCGGGAACCGCCGGTTCCGGCTGCGATGTTGCCGGCCGATGGGGCAACGTCGGCCGAGATCGGTTGGGGGCCGACGATTCGCGCGGCCATCGATGCCCACGAGCGGCGCGATTTCGCGACGGCCGAAAGACTGTGCCGCGAGGTGTTGAACCATTCACCCCGGAATGTGCAAGCCACGAATTTGCTCGGCGCGCTTGCCGCGCAAACGGGCCGGCTCGATCTGGCAATTCGCACGCTCGGCCGCGCCGCTGCCTGGGCGGACGACGATCTTATCGTATCGCTCAACATGGCCGGCGCACTGGCCGACTCGGGACACCTCGATCGCGCCATCGACACCTATCGCCGCATCATCCAGCGGCAGGGCCATTCATTCGAGGCTTGGTTGGGTTGCGCAAAAGCCTTGCAAACCGCTGCTCGCCACGACGAAGCGATCGCCGCTGCGCGCCAAGCCCTTCGCATCCGTCCCGATCATCACAAGACATTCAACCTTCTCGGCGTTTGGTGTCTCGCGGCCGGCCGGCTTTCGGAAGCCGAAACGGCGCTGCGTGAAGCGGTGCGCCTGCGGCCCGACTATATGGCCGCGCACAACAATCTCGGCATCGCGATCGAGCAGCAAGGCCGGCTGGAAGACGCCAAAAACTGCTTCGCGAGAGCGTTCGAACTCGATCGGACGTGCCTGCAGGCCGCCAACAATTTCACCTCGGTCAACAACAAGCTCCGTCAACCGGCGATCGTGCCGCTCACCGGACATTAGAGGACTGAATTGATGAAACGCGTCGCTGAAAAGGTGCAACAAGCCATCGATCGGTTGAACGCGCTCGATCTTCCGGCAGCCGAAGCGACGTGCCGCGAAATCTTCGCAATCGAGCCGAAAAATGTCAACGCCCTGCGAATCATGGGCGCCATCGCGCGCGAGCGGAACGAGTTCGAGCGGGCGGTCGAATATTGCCAGGAGGCGGTGCGGCAGGCCGATCGTCTGGCCGCGCTCCACTTCGAATTGGGCGTTACGCTGTTCGCAATGAACCGTTCGCGCGAAGCCTATGCAGCCTATCTGCGGGCGATCGAGCTAGATCCGAACATGTATGCCGCGTATCTCAATATCAGCGCAATCATGGAGCAGCAGGAGCGCTTTGCCGAAGCGCGCGATTGGGCCCTGAAAACGCTCAAAATCAAGCCCGACTATGCCCTCGCCCACTACAATCTGGCAAATTCGCATCGCGAATTGGGCTCGATCGAAGAGGCGATCAAGAGCTATGAGTTGGCCCATCATTTTCGCCCCGACCATCCGAAGACGCTTTGGAATCTGGGAATTTGCCATTTGCTCTTGGGCAACTATCGCGAAGGCTGGCCGCTGTTCGAGTGCCGGCAAGAAGCGGAGGAGGTGATGCTCGATCGCTTTGCCGAGCCGCGCTGGGACGGTTCGCCGCTGGCGGGACGAACGATTTGCGTGCACGCCGAGCAAGGAATCGGCGACGAAATTTTGTTCGCTTCCTGCTTCCCGGATGTGATCGCGATGGCAAGGGGAGCAGGGGCGACGGGCGAGGGGCGAGGGGCGAGGGCGACGTCAGGGGGACAGGCACAATTTGCTTACGGGGCATCGCAAATTGAGCCAGTCCCCGGGCGCTGCGTGTTGGTGTGCGATCCGCGATTGGAGCGGTTGTTTGCCCGCTCGTTTCCGGAGGCGAAAGTGTATCCGCACGTGCGGCGCGCGGATTGGTCGGCGCCGGCGCTGCCGGAGCCGATCGACGTGCAAATTCCGGCCGGCAGCTTACCGCTCTTCTTCCGCAAAAGCCGCCAAGACTTTCCGCGGCGGAAGCGATTCCTGGTGGTCGAGCCATCGCTTGAAGCGATGTGGCGCGAGCGATTCGCCGCCGTCGGAGGCGAGTTGAAAGTCGGCATCTCCTGGCGTGCCGGCGGCAAACCGACCGAACGCCGCAAGCGATCGATCCCGCTCGAGCGATGGGGAGAATTGCTCCAAACGCCCGGCGTGCGATTCGTCAATTTGCAATACGGCGACGCGATTGCCGATCTGGCCACGGCGCGAAGCCGGTTCGGCATCGAGATCCACGATTGGGAAGAGGGCGATCCGCTCGTGGATGTGGACAGCTATGTGGCGAAAATCTCGGCCCTGGATCTCGTGATTTCCGTCGGCAACGCAACCGTGCATATGGCCGGCGCGGTGGGCACCCCGGCCTGGACGCTGCTGCCGGCGCTGCCGTCGTGGCGCTGGATGGCCGATGGCGATGTCAGCCCGTGGTATTGCGGGGTCCGATTGTTTCGGCAAGATCAACGCTGCGAATGGAAGCCGGTGCTCGAGCGAATTGCGCGGCTGCTGCGGGGCGTCGCGAGCTCGGAAGGGGAAAGTGCGGTGGTGAGGTTGGTGCGGGAGTCGGCCCTCGGCGATGTGGAAGCGGCGGCGGTGGAACAATGGCGGGATGCGGTAGAGCGATGCGCGAAATCGCAAGCGAACTGCGATGCTGCGCGGCACGATGATGCGAATGGTACAGACCAAGATGATCGTCGCGGCGAACGTTGGTTGGAGGCGACGGAATTGGTCGGGCACGAGATTCTGGCGGTGGTCGATCAATTGATTATCGATGGACGGATCGCCGAGCAGTTGGGCGATCTGGCTCGCGCGGAAGGTTGCTATCGGGAGGTGTTGCAATTGGCGCCGCGGCATGTGAAAGCGCTGTGCGGCTTGGGGATTGTCGCACGGAAAACGCACCACAGCGAATTGGCGATTCGCTGCTTTCGCCGCGCGCTGGCGGTCGCCGAGCCGGCGGCGGACAATCATCTTCATCTGGCCGATGCCCTGCTCGATGCCGGCCGGTTGGACGAAGCCGTGTCGGGCTATCAACGGGCCCTCGATCTCGATCCATCGCATTTGGGGGCACAATTGCAGATCGGCCGCGTGTTGCGGCAGGCCGGACGCAACGAAGAGGCCGCCGCGCATTTGCGAAACGTCGTGGCGTTCGATCCGCAGAACCACGACGCGCTGATTGAACTCGGCCGCGCATTGGCGGCCAGTTGCCTCATTGACGAGGCGATTGATTGCTTTCGACAAGCGTTGCGGCTCGACAGTGATTCGATCGGCGCGCTCGAGGCGATGGGCCTGGCGTACCTCGAAGATCATTGCTACGCCGACGCCGAAGAGAGCTTCCGTAAAGCGATCGGAGCGGCGCCTGGTCGAGCCGAATCCTATTTTCAACTTGCCAAGTCGCTCGAGGCGCAAGGCCGAATGGCCGACGCGGCGACGGCGCTCGAGCAAGCCGCGGCGCTCGATCCGCGAGCGGAAGGGCCGTTGTTGCGATTGGCGCTCGTGCGGCGAGAGCAAGGGAATTTGGCCGCGGCGGCCGAACTGCTGCGCCGGGCGGTGGCCCTCAAACCCAACGACGCGAATCTGCTGAATTCGTTCGGCGTCGTCGAACGCGAACAAGGGCACACGGCCGAGGCACTGCGCTCATTCGATCGTGCTTTGCAGCTTCGACCCGATCATGCCGAAGCGCATTTCAACCATGGGCTGGTGCTGTTGCAAGCGGGTCGGCTGGCGGCTGGCTGGCTGGAATTCGAATGGCGCGGGCGGAACGGACAATCGGCCGGGCAAAATGCGTTCGGGCTGCCACGCTGGACGGGCGATTCGCTCGCCGGCCGCACGATTCTCATCCACGGCGAACAATCGCCGGCCGACGAGGTGATGTTTGCAAGTTGCTACGAAGAGGTGATGGCGCAGGCGGCCGGGTGCCTCCTTCTCTGCGATCCGCGGCTCGAGCGGCTTTTCCGGCGATCGTTTCCGACGGCGCGTGTATATCCGCTCGTGCGCGGCGGCGAGGGGCAGTGGCAACTCCCGGCAGGTGTGCGATGCAATGTGCAAATTCCGGCCGGAAGTTTGCCGCTGTATTTGCGCACGTCGGCATCGAGCTTCCCGAAACCGCATCATTTCCTTGTCGCCGACGCCGCTCGGGTCGCATTGTGGAAGCAACGCTACGCGACGACCGGCGAAGGACTCAAAGTCGGCTTGGCCTGGCACGATGGCGGAAATAGCCTTCTGGGGCGCGCAGCCGTAAATGGAAAGACAAAACAGCACGTGATCGGCCAGCAGCTTGGCATCGATCTGGCCCAGTGGCGGTCGCTCGTGGAATGGAGCGGGGCGATCGCCAATCGCGTGCAATGGATCAATCTGCAAGATGGGGCTGCCGCAAAGGCCGAACGGATCGCATTGGAAGGCGAATTGGATATCGCAATCCACGATTGGCCGGCGGCGCAAGGGCAATACGACCTCGACGACATGGCAGCGCGAATTGCGGCACTCGACCTGGTGATCTCGGCCGATAGCCTGCCGACACACTTGGCCGGCAGCCTGGGCGCGCCCGCGTGGGCGGTCGTGCGACAGGCGGACGGGTGGCGATGGCTCGCCCAGGGCGACGCGACGCTGTGGTATCCCAGTGTTCGTTTGCTTTCCGCGGCCGAAAGTGCCGCGTCAGAAAGTGCTGCGGCCGAAGGCGCCGCAACGCAGGCCGACGGTTCAACCGGCCTGAATAATCCGATGGAACGTCTGCGCGAAGAATTGCTCAAGCGATGGGACTCGCCGGCCGAAGAACAGCCGATGCGAAGCGTGGCGCCGCCGCACTGGCGCCAGCGCCCGGCGGAACCGAAGCCTACCGTTGGTCAGTGACAAAGAACCTTTGAAAATGACGAATCCCGAATGACGAATCCCGAAGGAATGACTGTATGACGAATGCCTGACGACGCTCGCCGTCGCCCGTTTCGTCGTTCGTGCTTCGTCATTCTTTGGTCATTCGAACTTCGTCATTCGTCATTCTCCACCCTATGTCGCAAATTCAATCCAGCGTCGGCCTCGTAACCGGCTTTCCGATTGCGGCGACCGTGCAGAAGCTCATGGCCTTGAACCAGGAGCCCGTGACGGCGCTGCAGAATCAGGATACGACGTATCAGAATCAAGAGACCGCGATCGAGCAGTTGCAAGCACTGCTCTCGTCGTTGGAGGTGAGCACCAACGCGCTCGGGCAAAGTTCGCTTTACTCGCAAACCAATATCACGAGCAGCAATTCCTCGGTCCTGACTGCCGCGACGAATCCCAATTCGACGGCGACGCCCGCACTCGGCAATTTCGAATACACGGCCCTGCAACAAGCCCAGGCCCAGCAGTTGGAAAGCAGCGGCCTGGCGAGCGACAACACGGCGCTCGGAGCCGGTTCGCTCTCGTTCCGCTACGGCCCGACGATCGATCAACCGGTGAGCGTCGATCTATTGAATGGCGGACAAGGCATTTCGCCGGGCTCAATCGAAATCACCGGCCGCAACGGCGTCAGCGACACGATCAATCTTTCGAGCGCTCAGACGATCGGCGACGTGGTGAATGCGATCAATTCGGCCTCCGGCTTGCAGGTCGTCGCCAGCGTCAACGGAGACCATTTGCAATTGTCCGATGTCAGTGGCTCGAGCGCCAATAATCTGCAGATCAGCGAGGTCGCCGGTGGAACCACCGCCGCGTCGCTCGGGCTGGCAAATATCAATTCGTCGTCGTCGACCGTCGAAGGCTCGAATATCCTCAGCCTGTTCGACGGCCTGCCGACCAGCGAATTGAACTCCGGCAACGGAGTGCAATTCGATTCGTATCTGCCCGACGTTCAGGTCCAATTGAGCGATGGCAGCACGGTCGACGTGACACTCCACCAACAGGCTACGACCGGCACCTTTGGTACCGCGACTACCGATGCCGCCAACGGCGTCAACGCCAGCCTGCTCTTCACCGCCAAGCAAGCCGGCAGCAATCTGACGGGCGTGACGATCAATTTCGTGGATAATTCGTCGATCACTCCGGGCAATGAAACGGCCAATTACGATTCGACGACCAAAACGCTCACCTTCGATATCGATCAAGGCCAGACGACCGCCAACGACCTCATCAACGCGCTCAACGCAAGCCCCACTGCGTCGGCATTGTTCTCGGCCACCACTGCGTCAGGCGGCAACGGCACCGGGTTGGTCACGATTTCCGACGTCGGTCTGACGGCCGGCCCTAAGGCCACCG includes:
- a CDS encoding tetratricopeptide repeat protein, giving the protein MQNVRDALARAAALVDAEQIAEAEKIAAQIVRQLPDCAAALVLLGIIARKTARSQDAIDWLRKACCCRPGDAAIHAEFGRALADCRRFDEAVAEFRRAIELNPADAGVCLNLGAALGQMDEPGEALPWCRRAVELAPNDAIAQFNRGNMARALGLLEEATAALATAVRLAPDFAAAHWNLGYCYLLAGDFRRGWGEHEWRVAAGEVAIDDYPQPRWKGESLEGRTILIHGEQGIGDEILFASCLPEVIQRAAHCVVVCEPRLVPLFRRSFARATVCGFSRRQDRQGAQLAGEIARIDVQIPTGSLPLFLRPARDSFPLREQFLTADPGRVAEWRRRLGDLGPGLKIGISWRTGGQPGERRMRTTALEQWRGLLSLPGICWVNLQYGDCVDELAAARREIGVEIHDWPEADPLVEMDAFAAKVAALDLVLSVDNSTVHLSGALGVPTWAFLPHVPSWRWTIADSRSVWYPSLRLFRQTERGDWSALLARVGQMLATVANSAEPAAALQALLEERAEGALIRGRALVWNVCRRSPLTPDPSPTEGRGGREPPVPAAMLPADGATSAEIGWGPTIRAAIDAHERRDFATAERLCREVLNHSPRNVQATNLLGALAAQTGRLDLAIRTLGRAAAWADDDLIVSLNMAGALADSGHLDRAIDTYRRIIQRQGHSFEAWLGCAKALQTAARHDEAIAAARQALRIRPDHHKTFNLLGVWCLAAGRLSEAETALREAVRLRPDYMAAHNNLGIAIEQQGRLEDAKNCFARAFELDRTCLQAANNFTSVNNKLRQPAIVPLTGH
- a CDS encoding tetratricopeptide repeat protein, translating into MKRVAEKVQQAIDRLNALDLPAAEATCREIFAIEPKNVNALRIMGAIARERNEFERAVEYCQEAVRQADRLAALHFELGVTLFAMNRSREAYAAYLRAIELDPNMYAAYLNISAIMEQQERFAEARDWALKTLKIKPDYALAHYNLANSHRELGSIEEAIKSYELAHHFRPDHPKTLWNLGICHLLLGNYREGWPLFECRQEAEEVMLDRFAEPRWDGSPLAGRTICVHAEQGIGDEILFASCFPDVIAMARGAGATGEGRGARATSGGQAQFAYGASQIEPVPGRCVLVCDPRLERLFARSFPEAKVYPHVRRADWSAPALPEPIDVQIPAGSLPLFFRKSRQDFPRRKRFLVVEPSLEAMWRERFAAVGGELKVGISWRAGGKPTERRKRSIPLERWGELLQTPGVRFVNLQYGDAIADLATARSRFGIEIHDWEEGDPLVDVDSYVAKISALDLVISVGNATVHMAGAVGTPAWTLLPALPSWRWMADGDVSPWYCGVRLFRQDQRCEWKPVLERIARLLRGVASSEGESAVVRLVRESALGDVEAAAVEQWRDAVERCAKSQANCDAARHDDANGTDQDDRRGERWLEATELVGHEILAVVDQLIIDGRIAEQLGDLARAEGCYREVLQLAPRHVKALCGLGIVARKTHHSELAIRCFRRALAVAEPAADNHLHLADALLDAGRLDEAVSGYQRALDLDPSHLGAQLQIGRVLRQAGRNEEAAAHLRNVVAFDPQNHDALIELGRALAASCLIDEAIDCFRQALRLDSDSIGALEAMGLAYLEDHCYADAEESFRKAIGAAPGRAESYFQLAKSLEAQGRMADAATALEQAAALDPRAEGPLLRLALVRREQGNLAAAAELLRRAVALKPNDANLLNSFGVVEREQGHTAEALRSFDRALQLRPDHAEAHFNHGLVLLQAGRLAAGWLEFEWRGRNGQSAGQNAFGLPRWTGDSLAGRTILIHGEQSPADEVMFASCYEEVMAQAAGCLLLCDPRLERLFRRSFPTARVYPLVRGGEGQWQLPAGVRCNVQIPAGSLPLYLRTSASSFPKPHHFLVADAARVALWKQRYATTGEGLKVGLAWHDGGNSLLGRAAVNGKTKQHVIGQQLGIDLAQWRSLVEWSGAIANRVQWINLQDGAAAKAERIALEGELDIAIHDWPAAQGQYDLDDMAARIAALDLVISADSLPTHLAGSLGAPAWAVVRQADGWRWLAQGDATLWYPSVRLLSAAESAASESAAAEGAATQADGSTGLNNPMERLREELLKRWDSPAEEQPMRSVAPPHWRQRPAEPKPTVGQ